Proteins encoded in a region of the Scrofimicrobium sp. R131 genome:
- a CDS encoding carboxylate--amine ligase has translation MELVPVILGGDVGAYTLGLECYEAFGVKSICVSAAPIDMITKSVIFEVEQVTPQASDEELLAVLRGIAAIHQNLLLLANTDAHVSFFARHREELSQHYLLPFPTTETIDLLCQKQSFAEVCAREGVPTPATVVVDLAEEADPEIDFTFPVVAKTASGAAYDRVSFPGKKKIWFIDSPEELTELWSTLRGAGFRDKFVVQENIPGDDTYMRSLTYYVSSTGEILLRAGAHVLLQDPSPTMIGNPVAMITRELPDLWELGDRILRAGNYTGFANFDIKIDPRDGTPYFLEVNPRIGRNSYYVVAAGQNPMAVMAQDLFLGESPEPVVAQETALYSLVPFKLILQTVKDPDLLAEVKTLPVVDPLDSPIETSKSRKAVARLQKLNYLRKFRRYAR, from the coding sequence ATGGAACTGGTTCCCGTAATTCTGGGTGGCGACGTAGGCGCTTACACGCTTGGGCTGGAGTGCTACGAAGCTTTCGGGGTCAAGAGCATCTGCGTTTCTGCCGCACCGATCGACATGATCACCAAGTCCGTCATCTTCGAGGTGGAGCAGGTGACCCCCCAGGCCTCGGATGAGGAACTGCTGGCGGTGCTGCGCGGCATCGCCGCCATCCACCAGAACCTGCTGCTGCTGGCCAACACGGACGCTCACGTCAGTTTCTTCGCCCGCCACCGGGAGGAACTCAGTCAGCACTACCTGCTGCCGTTCCCCACCACCGAAACGATCGACCTGCTCTGCCAAAAGCAATCTTTCGCTGAGGTTTGTGCCCGGGAGGGAGTCCCCACCCCTGCTACCGTGGTCGTCGATCTGGCCGAGGAGGCCGATCCGGAGATCGACTTCACTTTCCCGGTGGTGGCCAAAACCGCCTCGGGCGCCGCCTACGATCGCGTCAGTTTTCCCGGGAAAAAGAAGATTTGGTTCATCGACTCGCCCGAAGAGCTGACCGAACTCTGGTCCACCCTCCGCGGGGCGGGATTCCGGGACAAGTTCGTGGTGCAAGAGAACATTCCCGGCGACGACACCTACATGCGGTCACTGACCTACTACGTGAGCTCGACCGGGGAGATTCTGCTGCGCGCCGGGGCCCACGTGCTGCTCCAGGACCCGAGCCCGACCATGATCGGCAATCCGGTGGCGATGATTACCCGCGAACTGCCGGACCTGTGGGAGCTCGGTGACCGGATCCTTCGGGCCGGCAACTACACCGGTTTCGCCAACTTTGACATCAAAATTGACCCGCGGGACGGGACCCCCTACTTCCTGGAGGTCAACCCGAGAATTGGCCGGAACTCCTACTACGTGGTGGCGGCCGGGCAAAACCCGATGGCCGTGATGGCGCAGGACCTGTTCTTGGGGGAGAGCCCGGAACCCGTGGTGGCGCAGGAAACCGCACTCTACTCGCTGGTTCCGTTCAAACTGATCCTGCAGACCGTGAAGGATCCGGATCTCCTGGCGGAAGTGAAGACGCTGCCGGTGGTGGACCCGCTCGACTCTCCGATTGAGACTTCCAAGAGTCGGAAGGCGGTGGCGCGGCTGCAGAAGCTAAACTACCTGCGGAAGTTTCGCCGGTACGCCCGGTAG
- a CDS encoding DUF3000 family protein — protein MSNTPPQFVAALASLRRVARPDSLTFREIPAPQRLAPYSAAVAIQTVQEHGGQPLGQSTFVILYDPEQAEIWGSPLRLVGQLRTQIDEEMSSDPLLGEVLWLGLRDELGEAAELLLGTVTREISQTFGGLELRSSTLNIELRCSWSPVQDDLAPHLEAWGNYLLQVAAIPSENYLGFEVHDA, from the coding sequence GTGTCCAATACGCCTCCACAGTTCGTGGCCGCCCTCGCCTCCCTTCGCCGGGTGGCCCGGCCGGATTCGCTGACGTTCCGAGAGATCCCGGCGCCCCAACGGCTGGCCCCCTACTCGGCGGCGGTGGCGATCCAAACCGTGCAGGAACACGGGGGTCAACCCCTGGGACAGTCCACTTTCGTCATCCTCTACGATCCCGAGCAGGCGGAGATCTGGGGCAGCCCCCTGCGTCTGGTCGGTCAGCTTCGGACTCAGATTGACGAGGAGATGAGTTCCGATCCGCTCCTGGGAGAAGTCCTCTGGCTCGGCTTGAGGGATGAGTTGGGCGAGGCGGCCGAACTGCTGCTGGGAACGGTCACCCGAGAGATTTCCCAAACCTTTGGCGGCTTGGAGTTGCGTTCGTCGACTCTTAACATTGAGTTGCGGTGCTCCTGGAGTCCGGTTCAGGATGACTTGGCTCCGCACCTGGAGGCCTGGGGGAACTACCTGCTGCAGGTAGCTGCCATTCCCAGCGAAAACTACTTAGGATTTGAGGTTCACGATGCCTGA
- the pgsA gene encoding phosphatidylinositol phosphate synthase: MLGNHGRSITLAIFTPLAIGLEKLRITPNMVTVAGTVISCTLAVTLLASGHLAVGGLALGVVLFMDSVDGVLARRTGTSSNFGAFLDSTMDRITDGFVFGSLLYWAVVGLPDGAVRQVSIVAGIICMTAIGVVPYVRAKAESFNVVAKVGIAERTDRLIVALLGGALTQWGLADWWFAVGLVWVAFASCVTVGQRIWVVHRELRSA; this comes from the coding sequence ATGCTCGGTAACCACGGACGCTCAATCACGCTGGCGATTTTCACTCCGTTGGCGATCGGGCTGGAGAAGCTGCGGATCACTCCGAACATGGTCACGGTGGCCGGGACGGTGATTTCCTGTACCCTGGCGGTGACCCTGCTGGCCTCGGGCCACCTCGCCGTGGGCGGGTTGGCGCTGGGGGTGGTCCTGTTTATGGACTCCGTCGACGGGGTGTTGGCCCGGCGAACCGGGACCAGTTCGAACTTTGGAGCTTTCCTGGATTCGACCATGGACCGGATTACCGACGGGTTTGTCTTCGGGTCGCTGCTGTACTGGGCGGTCGTGGGCTTGCCAGATGGAGCGGTGCGACAGGTCTCGATCGTGGCGGGCATTATCTGCATGACCGCAATCGGGGTGGTTCCCTACGTCCGGGCGAAAGCCGAGTCGTTCAACGTGGTGGCCAAAGTGGGGATCGCCGAGCGGACCGACCGCCTGATCGTGGCGTTGCTGGGCGGAGCCCTGACGCAGTGGGGCCTGGCCGACTGGTGGTTCGCTGTCGGTTTGGTCTGGGTGGCGTTTGCCTCCTGCGTCACCGTGGGGCAGCGGATCTGGGTGGTGCACCGGGAACTGAGGTCCGCGTGA
- a CDS encoding HIT domain-containing protein gives METADEFAGEADGYERLWTPHRMVYINSDHGDHECPFCRAPKRSDEEGLVVYRGQTCFVVMNLFPYNPGHLLVCPYRHVAGYVDLTEEERREFGELTASAMRVAEAALGAHGFNTGMNQGAVAGAGVAAHLHQHVVPRWQGDANFFPIVAQTKAVPALIENTRQQLVAAWKEAADAR, from the coding sequence GTGGAGACGGCGGACGAGTTCGCGGGGGAGGCCGACGGCTACGAACGGCTCTGGACTCCGCACCGGATGGTCTACATCAACTCGGACCACGGTGACCACGAGTGCCCGTTCTGCCGTGCGCCGAAGCGCTCCGACGAAGAGGGCCTGGTGGTTTATCGCGGCCAGACCTGCTTCGTCGTGATGAACCTGTTCCCGTACAACCCCGGGCATCTGCTGGTTTGCCCCTACCGGCACGTGGCCGGCTACGTGGACCTGACGGAGGAAGAGCGCCGCGAGTTTGGCGAGCTGACCGCCAGCGCAATGCGGGTGGCAGAGGCGGCCCTGGGGGCGCACGGCTTCAACACGGGGATGAACCAGGGAGCGGTGGCCGGGGCCGGAGTGGCCGCCCACCTGCACCAGCACGTGGTGCCGCGGTGGCAGGGCGATGCCAACTTCTTCCCGATTGTGGCGCAGACCAAGGCGGTTCCCGCACTGATAGAAAACACCCGGCAGCAACTGGTCGCCGCCTGGAAGGAGGCGGCCGATGCTCGGTAA
- the thrS gene encoding threonine--tRNA ligase, whose translation MTLTIDGEQQQVEPGTTGTDWYGKRREVVAMTVDGQAQDLFRELPAGATVTAIELSSPEGLQILRHSAAHVLAQAVQEANPQVDLGIGPPIENGFYYDFGVDTPFTPEDLRALEKAMARIVKEGQTFQRRVVTEEEARVELADQPYKLELISTKSGSNAEDGSSVEVGGGELTIYDNVRRGGEVAWKDLCRGPHLPNTKLIGNGFALTRSAAAYWRGSEKNPQLQRIYGTAWASKEELRDYQNRLAEAERRDHRRLGNELDLFSFPDEIGSGLAVFHPKGGITRMEMEEYSRRQHIAAGYDFVYSPHITKGDLFERSGHLGWYREGMFPPLKVDAEVDPETGAVTKPGVDYYLKPMNCPMHSLIFSSRGRSYRDLPLRLFEFGTVYRYEKSGVVHGLTRARGFTQDDAHIYTTRQQMREEITTVLRFVLDLLRDYGLNDFYLEMSTKDPEKYVGTDEVWAEAETTLRSVAEESGLELVEDPGGAAFYGPKISVQARDAIGRTWQMSTIQLDFNTPERLDLEYQAPEGTRERPVMIHRALFGSIERFFAILLEHYAGAFPAWLAPVQVRCVPVADAFAPYLDEVAAELRRRGVRAEVDRSDDRFGKKIRNASKEKIPFVLIAGGEDAEHGAVSFRFRDGSQENGVPKAEAIERIAAHIAARKNTDEL comes from the coding sequence ATAACTCTAACCATTGACGGTGAGCAACAGCAGGTTGAACCGGGGACCACCGGCACCGACTGGTACGGAAAACGCCGCGAGGTCGTCGCCATGACGGTGGACGGCCAGGCACAGGATCTGTTCCGGGAACTGCCCGCCGGTGCCACTGTCACCGCGATCGAGCTTTCCTCTCCGGAGGGATTGCAGATTCTGCGCCACTCGGCCGCCCACGTGCTGGCCCAGGCGGTCCAGGAGGCCAACCCGCAGGTAGACCTCGGGATCGGCCCCCCGATCGAGAACGGCTTCTACTACGACTTTGGGGTCGACACCCCCTTTACCCCGGAGGACCTGCGGGCCCTTGAGAAGGCCATGGCCCGGATTGTCAAAGAGGGACAAACCTTCCAGCGCCGGGTGGTGACCGAAGAGGAAGCCCGGGTGGAACTGGCGGATCAGCCCTACAAGCTGGAACTGATCTCAACCAAGTCCGGCTCCAACGCTGAGGACGGCTCCTCCGTCGAGGTGGGCGGCGGCGAACTGACCATCTACGACAACGTTCGGCGCGGGGGAGAGGTGGCATGGAAGGATCTCTGCCGCGGCCCGCACCTGCCCAACACCAAGCTGATCGGCAACGGTTTTGCCCTCACCCGCTCGGCGGCCGCCTACTGGCGTGGCTCCGAGAAGAACCCCCAGCTGCAGCGGATCTACGGGACCGCCTGGGCCTCCAAAGAGGAACTGCGCGACTACCAGAACCGGCTGGCGGAGGCGGAGCGGCGGGACCACCGCCGGTTGGGGAATGAGCTGGACCTGTTCTCTTTCCCCGACGAAATCGGCTCCGGGCTCGCGGTCTTCCACCCCAAGGGTGGGATCACCCGGATGGAAATGGAAGAGTACTCGCGGCGCCAACACATTGCCGCCGGCTACGATTTCGTCTACTCCCCGCACATCACGAAGGGTGACCTGTTTGAGCGTTCCGGCCACCTCGGCTGGTACCGGGAGGGGATGTTCCCCCCGCTGAAAGTGGACGCCGAAGTGGATCCGGAAACGGGAGCGGTGACCAAGCCCGGGGTCGACTACTACCTGAAGCCGATGAACTGCCCGATGCACTCGCTGATCTTCAGCTCGCGGGGCCGGTCCTACCGGGACCTGCCGCTGCGTCTGTTCGAGTTCGGCACCGTCTACCGCTACGAGAAGTCGGGCGTGGTTCACGGGCTGACCCGGGCGCGCGGCTTCACCCAGGACGACGCGCACATCTACACCACTCGGCAGCAGATGCGCGAGGAAATCACCACGGTGCTGCGCTTCGTGCTGGATCTGCTGCGCGACTACGGGCTGAACGACTTCTACCTGGAAATGTCGACCAAGGATCCGGAGAAGTACGTCGGGACCGACGAAGTGTGGGCCGAAGCTGAGACCACCCTGCGATCGGTGGCGGAAGAGTCCGGACTGGAACTGGTGGAGGACCCGGGCGGAGCTGCGTTCTACGGCCCGAAGATTTCCGTCCAGGCCCGAGACGCCATTGGCCGAACCTGGCAGATGTCCACCATTCAGCTCGACTTCAACACTCCCGAGCGGCTGGACTTGGAGTACCAGGCTCCCGAGGGTACCCGCGAGCGGCCGGTGATGATTCACCGGGCTCTGTTTGGCTCGATCGAGCGCTTCTTCGCGATTCTGCTGGAGCACTACGCCGGGGCCTTCCCAGCGTGGCTCGCCCCCGTTCAGGTCCGGTGCGTGCCGGTGGCGGACGCGTTTGCGCCCTACCTGGACGAGGTGGCGGCCGAGCTGCGCCGGCGTGGGGTTCGCGCGGAGGTGGATCGCAGTGACGACCGGTTCGGCAAGAAGATCCGGAACGCCTCGAAGGAAAAGATCCCGTTCGTGCTGATCGCGGGCGGGGAGGATGCCGAGCACGGCGCGGTTTCATTCCGCTTCCGCGACGGTTCCCAGGAGAACGGGGTGCCCAAGGCCGAGGCGATTGAGCGAATTGCCGCCCACATCGCGGCCCGGAAGAACACGGACGAGCTCTAG
- the pflB gene encoding formate C-acetyltransferase: protein MATITAWTGFKTGRWEKTIDVRDFVQENYTPYEGDDSFLAGPTDRTQRVWETLCGLFPAERERGVFDIDNHVPGRITSHEPGYISADDNLIVGLQTDAPLKRAMIPNGGWRMVENALLTYGYEVDPIIKEIFTVYRKTHNQGVFDVYPKSVRAARSSHIVTGLPDAYGRGRIIGDYRRVALYGVDRLIEAKQADKAELDDRFSTDDVIQLREELAEQIRALQELKEMATSYGYDISGPATSAREAVQWLYFAYLAAVKEQNGAAMSLGRTSTFLDIYLQRDLEDGRLTEVEAQELMDDFVIKLRIVRFLRTPEYDALFSGDPTWVTETIGGNGCDGRTLVTKNSFRMLQTLYNLGPAPEPNLTVLWSEQLPEGFKRFCARASIETSAIQYESDSLIRESWGDDAGIACCVSAMAIGKQMQFFGARVNLAKALLYAINGGRDEISGRQVAPVSEPVGDGALDFEDVRTKFDGLLDWLARTYVDALNCIHYMHDKYSYERIEMALHDTEILRTMACGIAGLSVAADSLSAIKYAQVTPVRDETGLVVDYLIEGDFPKFGNDDDRVDAIAVGLVESFMNKIRALPTYRNSQHTQSVLTITSNVVYGKHTGNTPDGRRQGEPFAPGANPMNGRDTHGMLASALSVAKLPYDQAQDGISLTNTVVPSGLGRTLDEQEVNLVGLLDSYMGEQGYHMNVNVLNRDTLYDAMENPQNYPQLTIRVSGYAVNFVRLTREQQLDVISRTFHERV from the coding sequence ATGGCGACCATTACTGCGTGGACTGGGTTCAAAACGGGTCGGTGGGAGAAAACCATCGATGTGCGAGATTTTGTCCAGGAGAACTACACCCCGTACGAGGGTGACGACTCGTTCCTGGCCGGTCCGACGGATCGAACCCAGCGGGTTTGGGAGACTTTGTGCGGGCTGTTCCCGGCGGAGCGTGAGCGCGGCGTCTTCGACATCGACAATCACGTCCCGGGCCGAATCACCTCGCACGAGCCGGGTTACATCAGTGCTGATGACAACCTGATTGTGGGCCTCCAAACTGACGCGCCGCTCAAGCGGGCCATGATTCCTAACGGTGGCTGGCGGATGGTCGAGAACGCCCTGCTGACCTACGGCTACGAAGTAGACCCGATCATCAAAGAGATTTTCACCGTCTACCGGAAGACGCACAACCAGGGCGTGTTTGACGTCTACCCGAAGAGCGTGCGTGCGGCTCGTTCCTCCCACATTGTCACCGGCCTGCCCGACGCCTACGGGCGGGGCCGAATCATTGGCGACTACCGCCGGGTTGCCCTCTACGGGGTGGACCGACTGATCGAGGCAAAGCAGGCGGACAAGGCGGAGCTGGACGACCGGTTCTCCACCGACGACGTGATCCAGTTGCGCGAGGAGTTGGCCGAGCAGATTCGGGCGCTCCAGGAGCTGAAAGAGATGGCCACCTCCTACGGCTATGACATTTCCGGTCCTGCCACTTCGGCCCGCGAGGCGGTCCAGTGGCTCTACTTTGCCTACCTGGCTGCGGTCAAGGAGCAAAACGGCGCTGCCATGAGCCTGGGGCGGACCTCCACCTTCCTCGACATCTACCTGCAGCGGGACCTGGAGGATGGGCGCCTGACCGAAGTCGAAGCTCAGGAGCTGATGGATGACTTCGTGATCAAGCTGCGGATCGTCCGCTTCCTCCGCACCCCCGAGTACGACGCGCTGTTCTCCGGCGATCCGACCTGGGTGACCGAGACGATCGGCGGCAACGGGTGCGACGGCCGAACCCTGGTAACGAAGAACTCGTTTCGGATGCTGCAGACGCTGTACAACCTGGGTCCCGCGCCCGAACCGAACCTGACTGTGCTCTGGTCTGAGCAGCTGCCCGAAGGGTTCAAGCGGTTCTGCGCTCGGGCTTCGATCGAGACTTCCGCCATTCAGTACGAGTCGGACTCGTTGATTCGGGAATCCTGGGGGGATGACGCCGGGATCGCCTGCTGTGTCTCCGCCATGGCTATTGGCAAGCAGATGCAGTTCTTTGGGGCCCGGGTGAACCTGGCCAAGGCGCTGCTGTATGCCATCAACGGAGGCCGTGACGAGATTTCGGGCCGCCAGGTGGCGCCCGTCAGCGAGCCGGTGGGGGACGGCGCCCTGGACTTCGAGGACGTTCGGACCAAGTTCGACGGCCTGCTGGACTGGCTGGCGCGGACCTACGTCGACGCGCTGAACTGCATTCACTACATGCACGACAAGTACTCTTACGAGCGGATCGAAATGGCCCTCCACGACACGGAGATTCTGCGGACGATGGCCTGCGGGATCGCCGGCCTGTCGGTGGCGGCGGACTCGCTGTCGGCGATCAAGTACGCGCAGGTGACCCCGGTCCGGGACGAGACCGGACTGGTGGTTGACTACCTGATCGAGGGAGACTTCCCCAAGTTCGGCAACGACGACGACCGGGTGGACGCGATTGCGGTCGGGCTGGTCGAGTCCTTCATGAACAAGATCCGGGCGCTGCCGACCTACCGCAACTCGCAGCATACCCAATCGGTGCTGACCATCACCTCGAATGTGGTCTACGGCAAGCACACCGGCAACACGCCGGACGGTCGGCGCCAGGGCGAACCTTTCGCTCCCGGGGCCAACCCGATGAACGGACGGGACACGCACGGGATGTTGGCGTCGGCGCTGTCCGTGGCCAAGCTGCCCTACGACCAGGCCCAAGATGGGATTTCACTGACCAACACCGTGGTTCCCTCGGGCCTGGGCCGGACCCTGGACGAGCAGGAAGTCAACCTGGTGGGTCTGCTGGACTCGTACATGGGGGAGCAGGGCTACCACATGAATGTGAACGTGTTGAACCGGGACACCCTGTACGACGCGATGGAGAACCCGCAGAACTACCCGCAGCTGACCATCCGGGTTTCCGGCTACGCGGTCAACTTTGTTCGCCTCACGCGCGAGCAGCAGCTGGATGTGATCTCGCGGACCTTCCACGAGCGCGTCTAA
- a CDS encoding HRDC domain-containing protein, producing MPELPVLTTLADGVPEVIDTQQGLSEAIEQLATSRASVAVDTERAQGFRYGAEAWLVQIRRADVGTFLIDSHALPKLAELNAVLDAPWIFHAAGQDLPSLAELDLVPPALFDTEVAARLTGVQHFSLQGVCEEVLGFSLEKAHQNENWSVRPLPLPWLRYAAMDVEVLPQLETALTERLEELGRLEWARQEFDYELTHPIKSKAPRWENLKGIGKLRRPQELAIARELWTTREEIAVRTDVSPGRILNGRGILEAALRDPQNRRSLQQIEFFRRPQARRYLDEWWEAIRRAHSLLPEEMPHGLPAGEGIPPARLWKRLRPEAQDRLQQVRALVERAAKPLDLAPEVVLLPATQRLLAWEPLDDLEQRLIEGEARPWQRELILAASKS from the coding sequence ATGCCTGAACTGCCCGTACTGACCACCTTGGCAGACGGGGTACCCGAGGTCATCGATACCCAGCAGGGACTATCCGAGGCGATTGAACAGTTGGCCACCAGCCGAGCCTCGGTGGCGGTGGACACCGAGCGGGCGCAGGGTTTTCGCTACGGGGCCGAAGCGTGGCTGGTACAGATCCGCCGTGCGGACGTGGGCACGTTCCTGATCGACTCGCACGCACTCCCGAAACTGGCTGAGCTGAACGCGGTTTTGGACGCGCCCTGGATTTTCCATGCCGCCGGCCAGGACCTCCCCAGTCTGGCGGAACTGGACCTGGTTCCCCCCGCCCTGTTCGACACCGAGGTGGCGGCGCGCCTAACCGGAGTCCAGCACTTTTCCCTCCAGGGGGTGTGCGAGGAGGTGCTCGGGTTCTCCTTGGAAAAAGCTCACCAAAACGAAAACTGGTCGGTCCGGCCCCTGCCGCTCCCCTGGCTTCGCTACGCGGCCATGGACGTGGAGGTGCTCCCCCAACTGGAGACGGCGCTGACCGAGCGGCTGGAGGAACTGGGTCGGCTGGAGTGGGCCCGCCAGGAGTTTGACTACGAGCTAACCCACCCGATCAAGTCGAAAGCCCCCCGGTGGGAGAATCTGAAGGGAATTGGCAAGCTCCGTCGCCCCCAGGAACTGGCGATCGCCCGGGAACTGTGGACCACCCGGGAGGAGATCGCAGTCCGGACTGACGTTTCGCCCGGGCGGATTCTGAACGGGCGGGGCATTCTCGAGGCTGCCCTCCGGGACCCGCAGAATCGCCGTTCGCTCCAGCAGATCGAGTTTTTCCGGCGCCCGCAGGCCCGGCGCTACCTGGACGAGTGGTGGGAAGCGATTCGGCGGGCCCACTCCCTTCTGCCCGAGGAGATGCCCCACGGGCTCCCGGCGGGTGAGGGCATTCCCCCGGCCCGCCTGTGGAAGCGGCTGCGCCCCGAAGCTCAGGACCGGCTCCAGCAGGTGCGGGCCCTGGTCGAGCGAGCGGCCAAGCCGCTAGACCTGGCCCCCGAGGTGGTGCTCCTACCCGCGACCCAGCGCCTTCTCGCCTGGGAACCGCTGGACGATCTGGAACAGCGCCTAATTGAGGGAGAAGCTCGGCCCTGGCAGCGAGAGCTAATCCTGGCCGCTAGTAAGTCGTGA
- a CDS encoding phosphatidylinositol mannoside acyltransferase encodes MNLLYRLAWSVVPHLPPRLVDAVAGWVGALVGSLNIASVRQLRRNYHQLTGRDPSRSELRRAVASYFRCFAQQFSLPGWSDQYLRSGCIYPGAARVAELMTEGPVVLALTHSGNWDLAGAWFCQNHGPIVTVAEKLEPAELFDQYVNFRSNLGMEILGVAPGEKVFERLVETVAGRSVLVPLLADRDISGSGIRVQLGGGEALVAAGPAALALRLKRPLIAGHITYERRGRRWVIRAEFTEPIPVPTPEPGETDVEALTRAWVRTIEPTLLRGLVDWHMMQKLYVADLDPARLARAEARHRGETP; translated from the coding sequence GTGAACCTGCTTTACCGTTTGGCCTGGTCGGTGGTTCCGCACCTGCCCCCGCGACTGGTGGACGCGGTCGCCGGGTGGGTGGGCGCGCTGGTCGGAAGTCTGAACATTGCTTCCGTTCGCCAACTGCGCCGAAACTATCATCAGCTAACCGGCCGCGACCCGAGCCGGAGCGAACTGCGCCGGGCGGTGGCGTCCTACTTCCGCTGTTTTGCGCAACAGTTTTCGCTGCCGGGCTGGTCCGACCAGTATCTGAGGTCAGGCTGCATCTATCCGGGGGCGGCCCGGGTGGCCGAGCTAATGACCGAGGGACCGGTGGTGCTGGCCCTGACCCATTCTGGCAACTGGGACCTGGCCGGGGCCTGGTTCTGCCAGAACCACGGACCCATTGTCACCGTGGCCGAGAAGCTGGAGCCGGCCGAACTGTTCGACCAGTACGTCAACTTCCGATCTAACCTGGGGATGGAAATCCTGGGGGTGGCCCCGGGAGAGAAAGTCTTCGAGCGTCTGGTGGAGACGGTGGCCGGACGTTCAGTTCTGGTCCCGCTCCTAGCTGATCGCGATATTTCCGGCTCGGGGATCCGAGTCCAACTTGGGGGTGGTGAAGCCCTGGTAGCAGCCGGCCCGGCCGCGCTGGCGCTGCGCCTGAAGCGCCCGCTGATCGCCGGACACATCACCTATGAGCGGCGGGGGCGCCGCTGGGTGATCCGAGCCGAGTTTACCGAGCCGATTCCGGTGCCAACTCCCGAGCCGGGCGAAACCGACGTTGAGGCGCTCACCCGTGCCTGGGTGCGGACGATCGAACCGACGCTGCTGCGCGGGCTGGTGGACTGGCATATGATGCAGAAACTGTATGTTGCCGACCTGGACCCGGCCCGGCTGGCCCGAGCCGAAGCCCGCCATCGAGGAGAAACCCCGTGA
- the pflA gene encoding pyruvate formate-lyase-activating protein: MSTTDLRVAGDGVTGEYRPAPASVPSARPQGQGLTGVESELPDSRRDLVNLVRTGSVASVHSWELVTAVDGPGTRMTVFFSGCPLRCLYCHNPDTMEMRRGEQVQTASLIDRMLRYRRIFARTGGGITLSGGEPLMQPKAVARILRAAKTAGIHTAIDTSGNLGWRCTDEMLADLDLCLLDLKSGHRSTYQQVTGARLEPTVAFGQRLARAGVEVWVRFVLVPGVTDDLENIAEVARLAAQISTCTRVEVLPFHQMGRDKWDELGMEYQLAEVEPPSAAAVESARQIFRQHGLTTY, from the coding sequence ATGTCCACTACTGACCTCCGGGTGGCGGGGGACGGGGTTACGGGAGAGTATCGCCCGGCCCCGGCCTCCGTCCCGAGCGCCCGGCCGCAGGGGCAGGGCCTGACGGGAGTTGAGTCGGAGCTGCCGGACAGTCGCCGCGACCTGGTTAATCTGGTCCGGACCGGATCGGTAGCTTCGGTGCATTCCTGGGAACTGGTGACCGCGGTGGATGGCCCGGGCACGCGGATGACGGTGTTCTTCTCCGGCTGTCCGCTGCGGTGCCTGTACTGCCACAACCCGGACACGATGGAGATGCGGCGCGGCGAGCAGGTTCAAACGGCCAGCCTGATTGATCGGATGCTGCGCTACCGCCGCATCTTTGCGCGCACCGGCGGGGGAATTACCCTCTCTGGCGGCGAACCGCTGATGCAACCCAAAGCGGTGGCGCGTATCTTGCGGGCCGCGAAGACGGCCGGGATCCACACCGCGATCGACACCTCGGGAAACCTGGGCTGGCGTTGCACTGACGAGATGCTGGCCGACCTGGACCTGTGTCTGCTGGACCTGAAGTCGGGCCACCGGTCGACCTACCAGCAGGTGACCGGAGCCCGGTTGGAGCCGACGGTGGCGTTTGGGCAGCGCCTGGCGCGAGCCGGGGTCGAGGTCTGGGTTCGGTTTGTGCTGGTGCCCGGGGTGACCGACGATCTGGAAAACATCGCCGAGGTGGCCCGGTTGGCCGCGCAAATTTCCACCTGCACCCGGGTGGAGGTGCTGCCATTTCACCAGATGGGGCGCGACAAGTGGGACGAACTGGGGATGGAGTATCAGCTGGCCGAGGTCGAACCACCTTCGGCTGCAGCGGTTGAGTCAGCGCGGCAAATCTTTCGCCAGCACGGTCTCACGACTTACTAG